A genomic segment from Stappia indica encodes:
- a CDS encoding response regulator, which yields MTVQTGAMAKFLIIDDHPLFREALHSAVTLAYPDADTQDAASLPEACDILAAEGGFDLALLDLSIPGVRGMDGLLHLRTNFPRLPVVVVSGHEDPKVVSQVIAYGAAGFIPKSAKKAALADAIQKVINGAVFVPDNLVAASDEQIDAHARDMISRVATLTPQQLKVLGMICDGLLNKQIAYELQVGETTVKAHVSEILRKLNVHSRTQAVIEMSKLEQNSGLGSADPFGHDKGGVGGRD from the coding sequence ATGACAGTTCAAACCGGTGCCATGGCGAAATTCCTGATCATCGACGATCATCCGCTGTTTCGAGAGGCGTTGCACAGTGCGGTGACGTTGGCCTATCCGGATGCCGACACGCAGGATGCCGCCTCGCTGCCGGAGGCCTGCGACATCCTCGCCGCGGAAGGCGGCTTCGATCTCGCACTTCTCGACCTCAGCATTCCCGGCGTGCGCGGGATGGACGGGCTGCTGCACCTGCGCACCAATTTCCCGCGTCTTCCGGTCGTGGTCGTCTCCGGCCACGAGGACCCCAAGGTCGTTTCGCAGGTGATCGCCTATGGGGCTGCCGGCTTCATCCCGAAGTCGGCCAAGAAGGCAGCCCTTGCCGATGCGATCCAGAAGGTGATCAATGGCGCTGTCTTCGTGCCGGACAATCTTGTCGCTGCCAGCGACGAACAGATTGATGCGCATGCCAGGGACATGATCAGCCGCGTCGCGACCCTGACGCCGCAGCAGCTCAAGGTGCTGGGCATGATCTGCGACGGGTTGCTCAACAAGCAGATCGCCTACGAGTTGCAGGTCGGCGAGACCACCGTGAAGGCGCATGTCTCCGAGATCCTACGCAAGCTGAACGTTCACAGCCGCACCCAGGCGGTGATCGAGATGTCGAAGCTGGAGCAGAATTCGGGGCTCGGTTCCGCCGATCCCTTCGGTCATGATAAAGGCGGGGTCGGCGGCCGGGACTGA
- a CDS encoding ATP-binding response regulator, with amino-acid sequence MSILDIDDVERLKRINDALINRVERAMDQQRNAFSLFQTAIALEGQVRRRTDELTSTLRNLEKTNAELARQKEISERADQSKTRFLAAASHDVLQPLHAAQLTMSALYDLQESERGRAMVMQVERSLDTMNELLHTLLDISRLDAGVMVPNPAAVPLVPVIESLLSDLRPIAEAKGLRLQTSITGDHVRSDRTMLRRALQNLISNAIRYTDRGGVLIGTRRRGNMVAIEVVDTGCGIPLDQRELIFDEFHRGPAAKDRAGRDGDCALGLGLSIVRRLVTALGHDLSLTSEVGKGSRFRILAERCEPPSIGEIRPQTAQRPISDATLAGRRVLLLENDIEVTRAMSTLLDGWGCEHRVAASQEGAEEVLDEGFMPDLIIADQHLDHGDHGTLTVAALLRRLRRRLPVILATADISEPVMRQAADLGAEFMAKPLKPAQLRALMAHMLASAP; translated from the coding sequence GTGAGCATTCTCGACATCGACGACGTCGAACGCCTCAAGCGCATCAACGATGCTCTGATCAATCGCGTCGAGCGCGCGATGGACCAGCAGCGCAACGCCTTCTCGCTGTTCCAGACCGCCATCGCGCTGGAGGGGCAGGTCCGCCGGCGCACGGACGAGCTGACCTCCACGCTGCGCAATCTCGAAAAGACCAACGCGGAACTTGCCCGCCAGAAGGAGATATCCGAGCGCGCCGACCAGTCGAAGACACGGTTTCTGGCGGCGGCGAGCCACGACGTGCTGCAACCGCTGCACGCCGCCCAGCTGACCATGTCGGCGCTTTACGACCTGCAGGAGAGCGAACGCGGCCGGGCGATGGTCATGCAGGTCGAGCGCTCGCTCGACACCATGAACGAGCTGCTGCACACGCTGCTGGACATCTCCCGGCTCGATGCCGGAGTGATGGTGCCCAACCCTGCCGCGGTGCCGCTTGTGCCGGTCATCGAGTCCCTCCTGTCCGATCTCCGGCCGATCGCCGAGGCAAAGGGCCTGCGCCTGCAAACCTCCATCACCGGAGACCACGTGCGCTCCGACCGGACCATGCTGCGCCGCGCCTTGCAGAACCTGATTTCCAATGCCATCCGCTATACCGACCGCGGCGGCGTGCTGATCGGCACCCGTCGGCGCGGCAACATGGTGGCAATCGAGGTGGTCGACACCGGCTGCGGCATCCCGCTCGACCAGCGCGAGCTGATCTTCGACGAATTCCACCGCGGGCCGGCGGCCAAGGACCGCGCGGGCCGCGACGGCGACTGTGCTCTCGGCCTCGGCCTTTCGATCGTGCGCCGCCTCGTCACGGCCCTTGGCCACGACCTCAGCCTGACCTCGGAAGTCGGCAAGGGCAGCCGCTTCCGCATCCTCGCCGAACGCTGCGAGCCGCCGTCAATCGGCGAAATCCGGCCGCAAACGGCTCAGCGGCCGATCAGCGATGCGACCCTGGCCGGCCGCCGCGTGCTGCTTCTTGAAAACGACATCGAGGTGACCCGCGCCATGTCGACCCTGCTCGACGGCTGGGGCTGCGAGCACAGGGTGGCGGCGTCGCAGGAAGGGGCAGAAGAGGTGCTGGACGAAGGGTTCATGCCGGACCTGATCATTGCCGACCAGCATCTCGACCACGGCGACCACGGCACCCTGACCGTTGCCGCACTGCTGCGCCGGCTCCGGCGGCGGCTTCCGGTTATCCTGGCGACTGCGGACATATCGGAGCCTGTCATGCGCCAGGCGGCCGATCTGGGCGCGGAGTTCATGGCAAAGCCGCTGAAACCCGCCCAGTTGAGAGCCCTCATGGCGCATATGCTCGCCTCGGCTCCGTAA